The following coding sequences are from one Nicotiana tabacum cultivar K326 chromosome 1, ASM71507v2, whole genome shotgun sequence window:
- the LOC107768702 gene encoding oxysterol-binding protein-related protein 2A-like, with amino-acid sequence MRVKEMHPLCCITLESTSEIGDQSPEPTLLRTGSAVVYSNINGSDIINASDVAGILYKWTNYHKGWRSRWFTLRNGILSYSKNRRPDHITGDDVRLIGNLPAGNNSRRKCRKSVGIVHLKVSSFRESKSDDRRFYIFTSTKTLHLRTNSKKERAAWIEALISTRNLFQLRPLNDNFSLLQNDVSISTERLKKRLLDEGIGEGLVNDCEQIMLSEFSEIKGQLKSLCDERSNLLDTLSQLEAANIEAEASGVHDGEFQLMKQLSSIGRGKYSEWSTTESSDDIEKQELDEASDEEEANYLDANECFSELHLSGGSVVVDHMASNSIDASAQVTRRTKLPDPIEKEKGVSLWSMIKDNVGKDLTRVCLPVYFNEPLSSLQKCFEDLEYSYLLDRAYEHGKSGNSLLRILNVAAFAVSGYASTEGRNCKPFNPLLGETYEADFPEKGIRFFSEKVSHHPTLIACHCEGRGWKFWADSNLKSKFWGRSIQLDPVGTLTLEFDDGEIFRWSKVTTSIYNLILGKIYCDHHGIMHIRGNRQYSCKLKFKEPSIIERNPHQVHGFVEDVSGKKVATLFGKWNESMYYMNGEWTSKPKDSSDSSLLWTRNKPPLNLTRYNLSSFAITLNELTPGLKEKLPPTDSRLRPDQRHLENGEYDKANSEKLRLETRQRMSRKLQENGWRPRWFQREGEDGTFRYTGGYWEARETGTWDGCPNIFGEIDQELLTSFEGS; translated from the exons ATGCGTGTAAAGGAAATGCATCCACTTTGCTGTATAACATTAGAGAGTACATCGGAGATCGGAGACCAGTCGCCGGAGCCGACGTTATTACGGACTGGCTCCGCCGTAGTTTACTCCAATATTAATGGATCTGACATCATTAATGCATCCGATGTTGCCGGAATCTTGTACAAGTGGACTAATTACCATAAAGGTTGGAGATCCCGTTGGTTTACTCTTCGTAACGGCATACTTTCATATTCGAAGAATCGCCGCCCCGACCATATCACCGGTGATGACGTCAGACTCATCGGTAACCTCCCCGCCGGTAACAACAGCCGCCGTAAATGTAGAAAATCCGTCGGCATTGTTCACCTCAAG GTTTCATCATTCCGTGAGAGCAAGTCTGATGATAGGCGATTCTACATATTTACATCTACCAAGACTCTTCATTTGAGAACAAATTCAAAGAAAGAACGGGCTGCCTGGATAGAAGCTCTGATATCAACAAGAAATCTTTTTCAGTTGAGACCTTTAAATGATAATTTCAGCCTTTTGCAAAATGATGTATCTATATCTACTGAAAGGTTGAAAAAACGGTTGCTTGACGAGGGTATTGGCGAGGGACTTGTCAATGACTGTGAGCAGATCATGCTGTCCGAGTTTTCAGAAATAAAAGGACAACTTAAAAGTCTTTGTGACGAGCGCTCCAATTTGCTGGACACATTAAGTCAGTTGGAG GCAGCTAATATCGAAGCTGAAGCTTCCGGGGTTCATGATGGTGAATTCCAACTGATGAAGCAACTCTCCAGTATAGGGCGTGGCAAGTACAGCG AATGGAGTACGACTGAATCGTCCGATGATATTGAGAAACAAGAGCTTGATGAAGCGTCAGATGAAGAGGAAGCCAATTATCTTGACGCAAATGAATGTTTCTCTGAACTTCATTTATCTGGTGGGTCAGTAGTTGTGGACCACATGGCAAGCAATTCCATTGATGCATCTGCACAAGTTACACGCAGAACGAAGCTGCCGGATCCAATTGAAAAAGAGAAAGGGGTTAGTCTTTGGTCTATGATCAAAGACAATGTCGGGAAAGATCTGACACGAGTTTGCCTGCCAGTGTATTTCAATGAGCCATTGTCGTCCCTGCAAAAGTGCTTCGAAGATTTAGAGTACTCATATCTCTTAGATAGAGCATACGAACATGGAAAATCG GGGAACAGCCTTTTAAGAATTCTAAATGTTGCTGCTTTTGCTGTCTCTGGTTATGCTTCAACCGAAGGCCGGAACTGTAAACCTTTCAATCCTTTGCTTGGAGAAACTTATGAAGCTGATTTTCCTGAGAAAGGAATCCGCTTTTTTTCTGAGAAG GTTAGTCACCACCCAACACTTATTGCCTGTCACTGTGAAGGTAGAGGATGGAAATTCTGGGCTGACAGTAATCTTAAGTCAAAATTTTGGGGAAGATCAATTCAACTTGATCCTGTTGGAACACTTACCTTAGAATTCGACGATGGGGAGATCTTCCGGTGGAGCAAG GTCACGACAAGTATCTACAATCTTATCCTTGGTAAGATATACTGTGATCATCATGGAATAATGCATATACGTGGCAATCGCCAGTACTCATGCAAGCTCAAGTTCAAAGAGCCATCCATTATCGAGCGTAATCCTCATCAG GTTCATGGATTTGTTGAAGATGTCTCCGGGAAGAAAGTTGCCACATTATTCGGAAAGTGGAATGAGAGCATGTACTATATGAATGGAGAATGGACCAGCAAGCCTAAGGATTCATCTGATTCATCTTTATTGTGGACAAGGAATAAGCCACCCCTAAATCTAACTCGATACAACTTGTCTTCTTTTGCAATTACACTGAATGAGTTAACACCAGGACTTAAG GAGAAGCTCCCACCTACAGATTCAAGACTCAGACCTGATCAGCGACATCTGGAAAATGGGGAATACGACAAGGCAAATTCGGAGAAGTTGCGGTTAGAAACACGACAGAGAATG TCCAGGAAATTACAAGAGAATGGTTGGAGACCGCGATGGTTTCAAAGAGAAGGTGAAGATGGGACTTTCCGGTATACCGGTGGTTACTGGGAGGCGAGGGAGACGGGTACTTGGGATGGCTGCCCAAATATTTTTGGTGAGATTGATCAAGAGCTCCTCACCTCCTTTGAAGGATCCTGA